One part of the Anaeromyxobacter sp. Fw109-5 genome encodes these proteins:
- a CDS encoding conjugal transfer protein TraR — MANAQSPLTDTQREELRKKLEDERRRIQQVLRAPADTAPAPDQTRELEELAQRETDASRQLDVAARERALLVEVEHALAKLAAGTYGLSETTGDPIPYERLRAVPWARQGVDE, encoded by the coding sequence GTGGCCAACGCCCAATCTCCGCTCACCGATACGCAGCGCGAGGAGCTTCGAAAGAAGCTCGAAGACGAGCGAAGGCGGATCCAGCAGGTGCTCCGGGCGCCGGCGGACACGGCGCCGGCGCCGGATCAGACGCGCGAGCTCGAGGAGCTGGCGCAGCGCGAGACGGACGCGAGCCGCCAGCTGGACGTCGCCGCGCGCGAGCGCGCGCTCCTCGTCGAGGTCGAGCACGCGCTCGCGAAGCTCGCCGCGGGCACGTACGGCCTCAGCGAGACGACCGGCGATCCCATCCCTTACGAGCGCCTGCGGGCGGTGCCGTGGGCGCGCCAGGGCGTGGACGAGTGA
- a CDS encoding TolC family protein encodes MATLALLLAATVTAAPLTLDDALAAAAKRNAELTIARLDQEAAATDVRLSYQGVLPRLDLNAAFGRQFQGEQQQVNVVPNETPPPDFVRIPVTYPANDFGAHQLGVAATWTVFDGLASWKLIESSRTRSAAARRLVDESALRVAFEVTRRFYEVVKQQRALEVRRETAALSAELVERADALFSAGRGTKADTFSARVNLGNDRIAVRTQAAELERARAELAIVLGLTSTAGLEVVPPGIVTGPLVPAQQELPPIAALLAEARRGRPVLAARKLTGEAGDLEIARARGAWWPVLGLQASYQKAAPELGGDFGLLGDPTTQYVAVTQVTLAWNLFAGGATRAGVQRAEVDARRAWALLEQEEQTVAAEVIVAREAVAALGDTVATVQENVKASEAALRLARERLDAGVGSQLEIRDATVKLSEARLAWVRTVVDLVVARADLNRAVGGSL; translated from the coding sequence ATGGCCACCCTGGCTCTCCTCCTCGCCGCGACCGTCACCGCGGCCCCCCTCACCCTGGATGACGCGCTCGCCGCGGCGGCCAAGCGCAACGCCGAGCTCACCATCGCTCGCCTCGATCAGGAGGCCGCCGCCACGGACGTCCGCCTGAGCTACCAGGGCGTGCTGCCGCGCCTCGACCTGAACGCGGCCTTCGGCCGGCAGTTCCAGGGCGAGCAGCAGCAGGTGAACGTCGTCCCCAACGAGACCCCGCCCCCCGACTTCGTCCGCATCCCGGTGACTTACCCCGCGAACGACTTCGGCGCGCACCAGCTCGGCGTCGCCGCGACCTGGACGGTCTTCGACGGCCTCGCGAGCTGGAAGCTCATCGAGTCCTCCCGTACGCGATCGGCGGCGGCCCGGAGGCTGGTCGACGAGTCGGCCCTGCGGGTCGCCTTCGAGGTGACGCGCCGGTTCTACGAGGTCGTGAAGCAGCAGCGCGCGCTCGAGGTCCGGCGCGAGACGGCGGCCCTGTCCGCGGAGCTGGTCGAGCGCGCCGACGCCCTCTTCTCGGCCGGCCGCGGCACCAAGGCCGACACCTTCAGCGCCCGGGTGAACCTCGGCAACGATCGCATCGCGGTGCGCACCCAGGCCGCCGAGCTCGAGCGCGCCCGGGCGGAGCTGGCGATCGTGCTCGGGCTCACCTCGACGGCGGGGCTGGAGGTCGTGCCCCCCGGGATCGTGACCGGACCGCTCGTGCCCGCGCAGCAGGAGCTCCCGCCGATCGCGGCGCTGCTCGCGGAGGCACGGAGAGGGCGGCCGGTGCTCGCCGCGCGGAAGCTGACGGGGGAGGCGGGTGACCTGGAGATCGCACGCGCCCGAGGAGCCTGGTGGCCCGTCCTCGGGCTCCAGGCGAGCTACCAGAAGGCGGCTCCCGAGCTCGGGGGAGATTTCGGCCTGCTGGGGGATCCGACGACGCAGTACGTCGCCGTGACGCAGGTCACGCTCGCGTGGAACCTCTTCGCCGGCGGCGCGACGCGGGCGGGCGTGCAGCGGGCCGAGGTGGACGCCCGCCGAGCCTGGGCCCTGCTCGAGCAGGAGGAGCAGACGGTCGCGGCGGAGGTGATCGTCGCGCGCGAGGCGGTGGCGGCGCTCGGTGACACGGTGGCCACGGTGCAGGAGAACGTGAAGGCGTCCGAGGCGGCGCTCCGACTCGCCCGGGAGCGGCTCGACGCGGGGGTGGGCAGCCAGCTCGAGATCCGCGACGCGACCGTGAAGCTGTCCGAGGCGAGGCTCGCGTGGGTCCGCACGGTGGTGGATCTCGTCGTGGCCCGCGCCGACCTGAACCGCGCCGTGGGCGGATCGCTGTAG
- a CDS encoding glycosyltransferase: MDVAYVPRSECEAAAPRARARGDAVRNFAFQALAVLATVLGGWYLSWRWTSSLNPDAPAFSAVIAAAETLAYLGAVLFFLSIWRAEDPVVHPPPRTVNDLREEPLPRDRPIKVDVMITTFDEPLGLVRLSVRDAKQLSYPHPLTLRVYLLDDGRRPEMRAMADEEGAGYLTRATNEGYKAGNLRNGFDHTDGDLVVICDADTRLLPALLEETLGYFRDPEVAWVQTPQSFYDLDPGLPLAEWLARRARLGRVGRALGRAVEAVIGPVAIGADRLGSDPRAFYDVIQRCRNWCNAAFCCGAGSVHRREAVMEGAVTEFGAAVEAAVRPLAARVPDAAARASLETALASQAARGIELTPYEFHVSEDIYTSIRLHAGTRRWRSVYHPRVLARMLSPQDLLAWSIQRFKYASGTLDIALHDNPLRRTRLTAWQKVMYGATMYAYLAPLWIIPLVLAPIAFFFAGVLPVRAYDGEFAARVVPFLVASRLAVMVGTWGVPTWRSEQYHLASSWLNLRALIHVVARRPLRFPVTPKVATSRRSVGLAVPHLVLLAAMAVGLVYRGALVAQGPSVPGEATAYLANVFWSLHNAACLAPFVLAALLPRRAKEVGA, translated from the coding sequence GTGGACGTCGCGTACGTGCCGCGGAGCGAGTGCGAGGCCGCCGCGCCTCGTGCGCGCGCGCGCGGGGACGCCGTGCGCAACTTCGCGTTCCAGGCGCTCGCGGTCCTCGCGACCGTGCTGGGGGGCTGGTACCTCTCCTGGCGCTGGACCTCGTCGCTCAACCCGGACGCGCCGGCGTTCTCCGCCGTGATCGCGGCGGCGGAGACCCTGGCCTACCTCGGCGCGGTCCTGTTCTTCCTCTCCATCTGGCGCGCCGAGGATCCCGTCGTCCACCCGCCGCCACGCACGGTGAACGATCTCCGCGAGGAGCCGCTCCCGCGCGACCGGCCGATCAAGGTCGACGTGATGATCACCACGTTCGACGAGCCGCTCGGGCTGGTGCGCCTCTCCGTCCGCGACGCGAAGCAGCTCTCGTACCCGCATCCGCTGACGCTGCGCGTGTACCTCCTCGACGACGGCCGCCGGCCCGAGATGCGGGCGATGGCCGACGAGGAGGGGGCCGGCTACCTCACCCGCGCGACGAACGAGGGATACAAGGCGGGCAACCTCCGCAACGGCTTCGATCACACCGACGGCGATCTCGTCGTCATCTGCGACGCGGACACCCGGCTGCTGCCCGCGCTGCTCGAGGAGACGCTCGGGTACTTCCGGGATCCCGAGGTCGCCTGGGTCCAGACGCCGCAGTCGTTCTACGACCTCGATCCGGGCCTGCCGCTCGCCGAGTGGCTCGCGCGCCGCGCCCGGCTCGGTCGCGTGGGGCGCGCCCTGGGCCGCGCCGTCGAGGCGGTGATCGGCCCCGTCGCGATCGGCGCGGATCGGCTCGGGTCCGATCCGCGGGCCTTCTACGACGTCATCCAGCGGTGCCGCAACTGGTGCAACGCCGCGTTCTGCTGCGGGGCGGGCAGCGTGCACCGCCGCGAGGCCGTGATGGAGGGCGCCGTGACCGAGTTCGGCGCTGCGGTGGAGGCGGCCGTCCGCCCGCTCGCCGCGCGCGTGCCGGACGCGGCGGCGCGGGCGTCGCTCGAGACCGCGCTCGCGTCCCAGGCCGCGCGCGGGATCGAGCTCACGCCTTACGAGTTCCACGTCTCCGAGGACATCTACACGAGCATCCGGCTCCACGCGGGGACGCGTCGCTGGCGCTCGGTGTACCACCCGCGCGTCCTCGCCAGGATGCTCTCGCCCCAGGATCTGCTCGCCTGGAGCATCCAGCGCTTCAAGTACGCGAGCGGCACGCTCGACATCGCGCTGCACGACAACCCGCTGCGGCGGACCCGCCTCACCGCCTGGCAGAAGGTGATGTACGGCGCGACCATGTACGCGTACCTCGCGCCGCTCTGGATCATCCCGCTCGTGCTCGCGCCCATCGCGTTCTTCTTCGCGGGCGTGCTGCCGGTCCGCGCCTACGACGGCGAGTTCGCGGCGCGGGTCGTGCCGTTCCTCGTCGCGAGCCGCCTCGCCGTGATGGTCGGCACCTGGGGCGTACCGACGTGGCGCTCCGAGCAGTACCACCTCGCCTCGTCCTGGCTGAACCTCCGCGCGCTGATCCACGTCGTCGCCCGTCGGCCGCTGCGGTTCCCCGTCACGCCCAAGGTCGCCACGTCGCGGCGCTCCGTCGGGCTCGCCGTGCCGCACCTCGTGCTCCTCGCGGCGATGGCGGTCGGGCTGGTCTACCGGGGGGCGCTCGTGGCGCAGGGACCGTCCGTGCCCGGGGAGGCGACGGCGTACCTCGCGAACGTGTTCTGGAGCCTGCACAACGCCGCCTGCCTCGCCCCGTTCGTCCTCGCGGCCCTCCTGCCCAGACGGGCGAAGGAGGTCGGGGCGTGA
- a CDS encoding DUF3131 domain-containing protein yields the protein MSFWAGLLTARSHLAFLVGLGAAILAVHYAGELARAEAAPAPGFAALAAGEAPRLRSRSPLGPDELRLARAAWSYFERNTDATTGLTGSVEDYPSTTMWDTGSQLMAILAAEDLGVIPADEAVLRLRRALRSLRAIPLFDRKLPNKAYDTRTLDMVGYDNRPAPEGIGWSALDVSRVLVPMWIVTWRHPELTPLVRRAVSRWRLGALSDGSALVGAQRRKDGLIETYQEGRFGYEQYAAKALLPWGVPVPRALDYRAHLAFSEVLGQRLPHDDRHPRSYGGTHAAVLSEPWILDALEHGFDATTLPIARALLRVQERRFARTGKLTAISEDAIDRAPWFAYSAVLNGDERWTAFAPDGTAIPQDLGFSTKAALGWGVLFEGSYPDRLLSAARELATERGLYAGRYDHDGSVNRALSLNTNAIVLEALAYRTRGPWLRPDEPDAREARR from the coding sequence GTGAGCTTCTGGGCCGGACTCCTCACGGCGAGATCGCACCTCGCCTTCCTCGTCGGGCTCGGGGCGGCGATCCTCGCGGTGCACTACGCGGGCGAGCTCGCGCGCGCCGAGGCGGCGCCGGCCCCGGGGTTCGCCGCGCTCGCGGCCGGCGAGGCGCCGCGGCTCCGCTCGCGTTCACCCCTCGGCCCGGACGAGCTCCGGCTGGCGAGAGCCGCCTGGAGCTACTTCGAGCGGAACACCGACGCCACCACGGGGCTCACCGGCTCGGTGGAGGACTATCCGTCCACCACGATGTGGGACACAGGGTCGCAGCTCATGGCGATCCTCGCGGCGGAGGATCTCGGCGTGATCCCGGCCGACGAGGCGGTGCTGCGCCTGCGGCGCGCCCTGCGGTCGCTCCGCGCGATCCCGCTCTTCGACCGCAAGCTCCCGAACAAGGCCTACGACACGCGGACGCTCGACATGGTCGGCTACGACAACCGGCCCGCGCCGGAGGGGATCGGCTGGTCGGCGCTCGACGTCTCGCGCGTCCTCGTCCCGATGTGGATCGTGACGTGGCGCCACCCCGAGCTGACCCCGCTCGTGCGCCGCGCGGTGTCGCGCTGGCGGCTCGGCGCGCTCAGCGATGGGAGCGCCCTGGTCGGCGCGCAGCGACGGAAGGACGGGCTGATCGAGACCTACCAGGAGGGCCGCTTCGGCTACGAGCAGTACGCCGCCAAGGCGCTGCTGCCGTGGGGCGTGCCCGTCCCGCGCGCGCTCGACTACCGGGCCCACCTCGCGTTCTCGGAGGTCCTCGGGCAGCGCCTCCCCCACGACGACCGCCACCCGCGCTCGTACGGCGGCACGCACGCCGCCGTGCTCTCCGAGCCCTGGATCCTCGACGCCCTGGAGCACGGGTTCGACGCGACCACGCTCCCCATCGCGCGGGCGCTCCTGCGCGTGCAGGAGCGGCGCTTCGCCCGGACGGGGAAGCTCACCGCGATCTCGGAGGACGCCATCGATCGCGCGCCGTGGTTCGCGTACTCGGCGGTGCTGAACGGCGACGAGCGCTGGACGGCGTTCGCGCCGGACGGCACCGCGATCCCGCAGGACCTCGGGTTCTCGACCAAGGCGGCCCTCGGCTGGGGCGTGCTGTTCGAGGGGAGCTACCCCGATCGCCTCCTGTCGGCGGCGCGCGAGCTCGCCACCGAGCGAGGGCTCTACGCCGGTCGCTACGACCACGACGGCTCGGTGAACCGCGCCCTGTCGCTCAACACGAACGCGATCGTCCTCGAGGCGCTCGCGTATCGCACGCGCGGTCCGTGGCTGCGGCCGGACGAGCCGGACGCGCGGGAGGCCCGGCGATGA
- a CDS encoding glycoside hydrolase family 16 protein: MNRSAWTRAMLLAAAVVAPCCGLTPPPEPSAEQPAAPPEEVPGDTNPAALPPPGYQLVWQDDFDGEALGPDWTALSAPRLDAIATPEAVEVHGGLLTLTTFTDTSGRHHTGFIGTQGTVEVTYGYFEARIRFNDSPGGWCAFWIDSPTNGDPMGDPGAAGVEIDVVEHRATDQDGWLALRDMSAMNLNWDRTASSRQNVQKIVALPGNAPIQGAWHVFGVLWTDAGYTFYIDDLPVWTTAAAISHRSEYLQLTCEVASASWAGYVPAGGYGSRETSTTRMEVDWVRVWQAR, translated from the coding sequence GTGAACCGTTCCGCGTGGACGAGGGCGATGCTGCTGGCCGCGGCGGTGGTCGCGCCGTGCTGCGGCCTCACGCCGCCGCCCGAGCCGTCGGCGGAGCAGCCTGCGGCGCCTCCGGAGGAGGTCCCCGGGGACACGAACCCCGCCGCGCTGCCCCCGCCCGGCTACCAGCTCGTGTGGCAGGACGACTTCGACGGCGAGGCGCTCGGGCCGGACTGGACCGCCCTCTCCGCTCCACGCCTCGACGCGATCGCGACGCCCGAGGCCGTCGAGGTGCACGGCGGCCTCCTCACGCTGACGACCTTCACCGACACCTCCGGACGGCACCACACCGGCTTCATCGGCACGCAGGGGACGGTCGAGGTGACCTACGGGTACTTCGAGGCGCGGATCCGCTTCAACGACTCGCCGGGCGGGTGGTGCGCGTTCTGGATCGACTCGCCGACGAACGGAGACCCGATGGGCGACCCCGGCGCCGCGGGCGTGGAGATCGACGTCGTCGAGCACCGCGCCACCGACCAGGACGGCTGGTTGGCGCTGCGCGACATGTCGGCGATGAACCTGAACTGGGATCGCACCGCCTCGTCGCGCCAGAACGTCCAGAAGATCGTGGCGCTGCCCGGCAACGCGCCGATCCAGGGAGCGTGGCACGTCTTCGGCGTGCTGTGGACGGACGCGGGCTACACGTTCTACATCGACGACCTGCCGGTCTGGACCACGGCCGCGGCGATCTCGCACCGCAGCGAGTACCTGCAGCTCACCTGCGAGGTGGCGAGCGCGAGCTGGGCCGGGTACGTGCCGGCCGGCGGCTACGGCTCCCGCGAGACGAGCACGACGAGGATGGAGGTGGACTGGGTCCGGGTCTGGCAGGCGCGGTGA
- a CDS encoding STAS domain-containing protein, translated as MLHLRLEHRNGALVVTPLAARLDAESAVELRTLIAGQAVGRRRVVVSLEHVATMDGSALAALISILKSMDPGAELRLARASPSVRALLARTRLDALFPTFDDEAAALGG; from the coding sequence ATGCTCCATCTCCGGCTCGAGCACAGGAACGGAGCTCTCGTCGTCACGCCGCTCGCGGCGCGGCTCGACGCCGAGTCCGCCGTGGAGCTTCGCACGCTGATCGCCGGGCAGGCGGTGGGGCGGAGACGCGTGGTCGTCTCGCTCGAGCACGTCGCGACCATGGACGGGTCTGCGCTCGCGGCGCTCATCTCGATCCTCAAGTCGATGGACCCGGGCGCCGAGCTGCGGCTCGCCCGCGCGTCGCCCTCGGTGCGCGCGCTCCTCGCGCGGACGCGGCTCGACGCGCTCTTCCCGACCTTCGACGACGAGGCCGCCGCCCTGGGGGGATGA
- a CDS encoding FHA domain-containing serine/threonine-protein kinase: MATARSPRAGEGVPELVVRVEDTDGQSTVEYTFTQSPVRIGRSARNDLSLPHRFVSASHAVVEFTRHERRYTDLGSTNGSVLDGAQLIPRVAVPLEPGAVLSIGSLRVTFPSPAARAPTCGAAGDVEAPPAPIRPGGITAVMQQIARAPTLEQEWQDVLFPGSVIGRFELVREIGRGSFGVVFEAEDRQLRRRVAFKAVRPGRNSQVQLRQEQMQKEAEAIAQLAHPNIVTLYDAGTCQSGPYLVLELLRGETLYETMRRGRVELARALEIAIEIAWALEHAHGAGVVHRDLKPANVFVCASGTVKVLDFGIASVLGGGDVRAVGTPAYMAPEQWRMGAQDPRTDVFAAGAILCELVTGRLPYRVTRDTSAVLEPGARPRVEGPDVPEELQVLLRGALSPRPADRPRDGAAWLAALLALQERLDRPGRVEPSRAGKIRRWVGEWRLVIAAAGVTAAVGGLLYQLFR; the protein is encoded by the coding sequence GTGGCCACCGCTCGGTCACCGCGCGCGGGCGAGGGCGTCCCGGAGCTGGTCGTTCGCGTCGAGGACACGGACGGTCAGTCGACCGTCGAGTACACGTTCACGCAGTCGCCGGTCCGCATCGGGCGGAGCGCGCGCAACGACCTCTCCCTCCCGCACCGGTTCGTCTCGGCGTCCCACGCCGTCGTGGAGTTCACTCGGCACGAGCGGCGCTACACGGATCTCGGCTCGACCAACGGCAGCGTGCTCGACGGCGCGCAGCTCATCCCGCGCGTCGCGGTCCCCCTCGAGCCAGGCGCCGTGCTGTCCATCGGCTCGCTCCGCGTCACCTTCCCGAGCCCCGCCGCCCGCGCTCCGACATGCGGCGCGGCGGGGGACGTCGAGGCGCCTCCGGCCCCCATCCGCCCCGGCGGCATCACCGCCGTCATGCAGCAGATCGCCCGCGCGCCGACGCTGGAGCAGGAGTGGCAGGACGTGCTGTTCCCGGGATCGGTCATCGGCAGGTTCGAGCTCGTGCGCGAGATCGGCCGCGGCAGCTTCGGGGTGGTGTTCGAGGCCGAGGACCGCCAGCTGCGCAGGCGCGTCGCGTTCAAGGCGGTCCGCCCAGGACGCAACTCGCAGGTGCAGCTGCGCCAGGAGCAGATGCAGAAGGAGGCGGAGGCGATCGCGCAGCTCGCCCACCCGAACATCGTGACCCTGTACGACGCGGGGACCTGCCAGAGCGGTCCCTACCTCGTGCTCGAGCTGCTGCGGGGGGAGACGCTGTACGAGACGATGCGCCGCGGGCGCGTGGAGCTCGCGCGGGCGCTCGAGATCGCGATCGAGATCGCCTGGGCGCTCGAGCACGCGCACGGGGCCGGCGTGGTCCACCGCGACCTCAAGCCCGCCAACGTCTTCGTCTGCGCGAGCGGCACCGTCAAGGTGCTCGACTTCGGCATCGCCAGCGTGCTCGGCGGGGGTGACGTGCGGGCCGTCGGCACGCCGGCGTACATGGCGCCGGAGCAGTGGCGGATGGGCGCGCAGGACCCGCGCACCGACGTGTTCGCGGCGGGCGCGATCCTGTGCGAGCTCGTGACGGGCAGGCTCCCGTACCGGGTGACGAGGGACACGAGCGCGGTGCTCGAGCCCGGGGCTCGTCCCAGGGTCGAGGGCCCCGACGTCCCGGAGGAGCTCCAGGTCCTGCTCCGCGGCGCCCTCTCTCCCCGCCCGGCCGATCGTCCGCGCGACGGCGCGGCGTGGCTCGCCGCGCTCCTCGCCCTCCAGGAGCGGCTCGACCGCCCCGGCCGCGTGGAGCCCTCGCGCGCCGGGAAGATCCGGCGATGGGTGGGGGAGTGGCGCCTGGTGATCGCGGCGGCCGGCGTGACCGCGGCGGTCGGCGGGCTACTCTACCAGCTGTTCCGCTGA
- a CDS encoding vitamin K epoxide reductase family protein, with translation MTRDRKKKPDRRPSAPTPAPPRAALLVASLLLALGGVALSVALARLHARAHAGLSSFCAINDVVNCDRVALSRFSTFLGLPVALWGALGYGLAAVLAARALAHARRGVTAARGLLFAVAAVAVAASAALAVVSELAIGAWCLLCMASWATAAGLLATAWRACPSGPAAAVAADVAVLRARPARTAALALVALVAVVGARAAYARYAATVPRAPAASAGARAPGPISPAPVAAGGVVVEFSDYECPFCARAHEQLATLRAARPDLEIVRRHFPLDAACNPALARSIHPSACALARAAICAEAQGRFAEMDDALFRNQQAREPASRLAARLGLDVAAFEACLASPATEARLARDVEDGMRAGVRATPSYVVGGKVYAGELPPGLLAAPAAPAPPPRAAER, from the coding sequence ATGACCCGCGATCGCAAGAAGAAGCCCGACCGGCGCCCGAGCGCCCCGACGCCCGCTCCTCCGCGCGCCGCGCTGCTCGTCGCCTCGTTGCTGCTGGCGCTCGGCGGCGTCGCGCTCTCGGTGGCGCTCGCCCGCCTCCACGCGCGCGCGCACGCGGGGCTCTCCAGCTTCTGCGCCATCAACGACGTCGTGAACTGCGATCGCGTCGCCCTGAGCCGCTTCTCCACGTTCCTCGGGCTGCCGGTGGCGCTCTGGGGCGCCCTCGGGTACGGGCTCGCCGCGGTGCTCGCCGCGCGGGCCCTCGCGCACGCGCGCCGGGGCGTGACCGCGGCCCGCGGGCTGCTGTTCGCCGTCGCGGCCGTCGCGGTCGCGGCCTCGGCCGCGCTCGCCGTGGTCAGCGAGCTCGCCATCGGCGCGTGGTGCCTGCTCTGCATGGCGTCGTGGGCCACCGCGGCGGGGCTGCTCGCGACCGCCTGGCGCGCCTGCCCGTCCGGCCCCGCCGCGGCCGTCGCCGCGGACGTCGCCGTCCTCCGCGCGCGGCCGGCGCGCACGGCGGCCCTCGCGCTCGTCGCCCTCGTGGCCGTCGTCGGGGCGCGCGCCGCGTACGCGCGCTACGCGGCCACGGTGCCGCGAGCGCCCGCCGCGAGCGCCGGCGCCCGGGCACCCGGCCCCATCTCGCCGGCCCCGGTCGCCGCGGGCGGCGTGGTGGTGGAGTTCAGCGACTACGAGTGTCCCTTCTGCGCGCGCGCCCACGAGCAGCTCGCCACCCTCCGCGCGGCCCGCCCGGATCTCGAGATCGTCCGCCGGCACTTCCCGCTCGACGCCGCCTGCAACCCCGCCCTGGCACGCTCGATCCACCCGTCGGCGTGCGCCCTCGCGCGCGCCGCGATCTGCGCCGAGGCGCAGGGGCGCTTCGCCGAGATGGACGACGCGCTGTTCCGGAACCAGCAGGCGCGCGAGCCGGCGTCGCGCCTCGCCGCTCGCCTGGGCCTCGACGTCGCCGCGTTCGAGGCCTGCCTCGCGTCGCCCGCCACGGAGGCGCGGCTCGCGCGCGACGTCGAGGACGGGATGCGCGCGGGCGTGCGCGCGACCCCCTCGTACGTCGTCGGCGGCAAGGTCTACGCGGGCGAGCTTCCGCCGGGGCTCCTGGCCGCGCCCGCGGCCCCCGCGCCGCCCCCTCGCGCCGCGGAGCGCTGA
- a CDS encoding DUF3131 domain-containing protein, whose product MSARVAAAALAAAIALAAPGAVAAEDVEAPSPPRPDAPPRAPAGGDPQGSLQDPELEAARIAWRYFERNYQPATGLVNSVEGYASTTMWDLGSTVLATLAARELGLLEPAAFDERVDTLLWTLAMQPLFQGELPNKAYDAATGRMANYANQPTATGIGFSAVDLARLSSALSILAERAPQHRAGVRRVLGRWRYCRLLGDGELHGAHVDDRGKVQIVQEGRLGYEQYAAESFARLGFAMSRARDFDRHAADTPILGVPVRRDTRDRHRFGAVDALVTDPWVLGAFELGRDGERGELLRRVFEVQKRRWEQTGIPTAAGEDHVDEAPWFVYGAIWADGVPWNVVTTEGADATRFRALSTKAAFALATLFPEDPYARVLRRAIARARDPDRGWYAGIYERGGLNESLNANTNGVILEAILYARAGLLRAPPGRAPVAARRGGVTVPAAFPVVPGACYPGTPEAARAEATPITPGGAGQPAARRARLYAHPLTFTAFANYRGVDRAGAGAVATLWPWRASFLRVGAEATPYSPGGRVRMLWGIGWDDWRARTPYLRLENWGPIRPGDGLAMDVAELNFGYRGPRLCGGALCLSPLLGGTVPFSGGPYVSARATLTIAGTWFAMGGIGWTVPQVFEGPAGTPRWRIVYGFGRWDWRPGTLYVTYHDWGPTSRSHNGVLAVGVNLAF is encoded by the coding sequence ATGAGCGCCCGCGTCGCCGCCGCCGCCCTCGCCGCGGCGATCGCGCTCGCGGCGCCCGGCGCCGTCGCCGCCGAGGACGTGGAAGCTCCGTCCCCCCCCCGGCCGGACGCGCCGCCGCGGGCGCCGGCCGGCGGCGATCCGCAGGGCTCGCTCCAGGATCCGGAGCTCGAGGCGGCGCGGATCGCCTGGCGCTACTTCGAGCGGAACTACCAGCCCGCGACCGGGCTCGTGAACTCGGTCGAGGGCTACGCGAGCACGACGATGTGGGATCTGGGCTCGACGGTGCTCGCCACGCTCGCCGCCCGCGAGCTCGGCCTGCTCGAGCCCGCCGCGTTCGACGAGCGCGTCGACACGCTGCTCTGGACCCTGGCGATGCAGCCGCTCTTCCAGGGCGAGCTGCCGAACAAGGCGTACGACGCCGCCACCGGCAGGATGGCGAACTACGCGAACCAGCCCACCGCCACCGGGATCGGCTTCTCCGCCGTCGACCTCGCCCGCCTGTCGTCGGCCCTGTCCATCCTCGCGGAGCGCGCCCCGCAGCACCGCGCCGGGGTGAGGCGCGTGCTCGGGCGCTGGCGCTACTGCCGCCTCCTCGGCGACGGCGAGCTGCACGGCGCCCACGTCGACGACCGCGGGAAGGTGCAGATCGTCCAGGAGGGGCGGCTCGGCTACGAGCAGTACGCGGCGGAGAGCTTCGCCCGGCTCGGCTTCGCGATGTCGCGCGCGCGCGACTTCGATCGCCACGCCGCGGACACGCCGATCCTCGGCGTGCCGGTCCGCCGCGACACCCGGGACCGGCACCGCTTCGGGGCCGTGGACGCGCTCGTCACGGATCCCTGGGTCCTCGGCGCGTTCGAGCTCGGGCGCGACGGCGAGCGGGGCGAGCTGCTGCGGCGGGTGTTCGAGGTGCAGAAGCGGCGATGGGAGCAGACCGGGATCCCGACCGCGGCCGGCGAGGACCACGTCGACGAGGCGCCGTGGTTCGTGTACGGCGCCATCTGGGCGGACGGCGTGCCCTGGAACGTCGTCACGACGGAGGGGGCGGACGCCACGCGGTTCCGTGCGCTCTCGACGAAGGCGGCGTTCGCGCTCGCGACGCTCTTCCCGGAGGATCCGTACGCGCGGGTGCTCCGCCGCGCCATCGCGAGGGCGCGCGATCCGGACCGCGGCTGGTACGCGGGGATCTACGAGCGCGGCGGCCTGAACGAGTCGCTCAACGCCAACACGAACGGCGTCATCCTGGAGGCGATCCTGTACGCGCGCGCCGGCCTGCTCCGCGCCCCGCCGGGCCGCGCCCCCGTGGCGGCCCGCCGGGGCGGGGTCACCGTCCCCGCCGCGTTCCCGGTCGTCCCCGGCGCGTGCTACCCCGGGACGCCGGAGGCCGCGCGCGCGGAGGCGACGCCGATCACGCCCGGCGGCGCGGGGCAGCCCGCGGCGCGACGTGCCCGGCTGTACGCGCACCCGCTCACGTTCACCGCGTTCGCCAACTACCGCGGCGTCGATCGCGCCGGAGCGGGCGCGGTCGCGACGCTCTGGCCCTGGCGCGCCTCGTTCTTGCGCGTCGGGGCGGAGGCCACGCCGTACTCGCCCGGAGGCCGGGTGCGCATGCTGTGGGGGATCGGCTGGGACGACTGGCGCGCTCGGACGCCGTACCTGCGCCTCGAGAACTGGGGGCCCATCCGGCCGGGGGACGGGCTCGCGATGGACGTCGCCGAGCTCAACTTCGGCTATCGCGGGCCGCGGCTCTGCGGCGGCGCCCTCTGCCTCTCCCCGCTCCTCGGCGGCACCGTGCCGTTCTCCGGGGGTCCCTACGTGAGCGCACGCGCGACGCTCACCATCGCGGGGACGTGGTTCGCGATGGGCGGCATCGGCTGGACCGTGCCGCAGGTGTTCGAGGGGCCGGCCGGCACGCCCCGCTGGCGCATCGTGTACGGGTTCGGCCGGTGGGACTGGCGGCCGGGGACCCTCTACGTCACGTACCACGACTGGGGCCCGACCAGCCGGTCCCACAACGGCGTGCTCGCCGTCGGCGTGAACCTCGCGTTCTAG